The following coding sequences are from one Prosthecobacter vanneervenii window:
- a CDS encoding ATP-grasp domain-containing protein: MQHTPDDIDVFQIERSVWIAEAKIQSPNYDFAFGQLMACSHTRFGLDEVTAVGRFGAVVDYDALYNELLEHGVKLIHSPAQHQLCSELPQWYPLLEGLTPESWWFDKAPDAETAGELAGWPLFIKGSRQTSRHQFKLSIIHNADEYRAAVEAFAIDRMLHWQQVVIRRFERLRPIQADMGHRIPASFEFRSFWWHGHLVGVGPYFAEFAKYQWTETEKADAMKMAGEAAQRAALPFVVVDMAQCIDGRWIVIEINDAQESGYAGVPRLAMWQRIVELEEKWQAGLNA, from the coding sequence ATGCAGCACACTCCAGACGACATCGATGTCTTCCAGATCGAGCGCAGCGTCTGGATCGCAGAAGCTAAAATTCAATCCCCCAACTACGACTTCGCCTTCGGCCAGCTCATGGCCTGCTCGCACACGCGTTTCGGCCTCGATGAAGTAACCGCTGTGGGTCGCTTTGGCGCTGTCGTTGATTATGATGCCCTCTACAACGAACTGTTGGAGCACGGCGTCAAACTCATCCACTCGCCTGCACAGCATCAGCTCTGCAGTGAGTTGCCCCAGTGGTATCCGCTGCTGGAGGGACTGACTCCGGAAAGCTGGTGGTTCGACAAAGCCCCGGATGCAGAAACTGCCGGTGAGCTGGCCGGATGGCCGCTGTTCATCAAAGGCAGCCGCCAGACCAGCCGCCATCAGTTCAAGCTCTCCATCATTCACAATGCGGACGAATACCGTGCTGCTGTTGAAGCATTTGCCATAGACCGCATGCTGCACTGGCAGCAGGTGGTCATACGTCGCTTCGAACGTCTTCGCCCCATCCAGGCAGACATGGGGCATCGCATTCCCGCATCCTTCGAGTTTCGCTCATTCTGGTGGCATGGCCATCTGGTCGGAGTCGGGCCTTATTTTGCGGAGTTCGCCAAATACCAGTGGACCGAAACTGAAAAAGCAGATGCCATGAAAATGGCCGGAGAGGCCGCTCAGCGGGCAGCTTTGCCATTCGTGGTCGTTGACATGGCCCAGTGCATCGACGGCCGCTGGATCGTCATCGAAATCAATGACGCTCAGGAGTCCGGTTATGCGGGAGTGCCTCGCCTGGCGATGTGGCAGAGGATTGTGGAACTTGAAGAGAAATGGCAGGCAGGCTTGAACGCCTGA
- a CDS encoding PVC-type heme-binding CxxCH protein, with the protein MKQLLFTLALLGSALSAHAQEYLEVAANPVGAGKGKKIVLVAGDEEYRTEESMPMLAKILAKTHGFNCIVLFSTDEKGGFIDPNNQKNIRGTEVIDDADLLIIGTRFRQLPDESLAHFAKFLNAGKPVIGFRTATHAFTGNAKTGDFKWSEFGLKILGEKWVSHHGQHKKEGTRSVVVEANGKNEILSGVGEIFCTTDVYGAPDVKPESDTILLRGAVTESLDPKSKAVAGAKNEPMQPIAWLHDYTSPDGKAKGRSFCTTMGASMDYTDENLRRLIVNAVHSLLKLPVPAKADVAFIDPFKPSAYGFIKDSAYFKQRNLKPGDFATGSSPSMGTPDEKSKQATAKKTEEVKAPHQPTAEPAAATTARAQAVAPPEKGEHIVLIGNGLAERDTWYSQIETELQLRYPDRELFFRNMGHVGDTPGFRPHPSRASQWAFPGAEKFHPDKTIHNGQGFFSTPDQWLTHLKADTIVAFFGYNESFDGPSKVGNFEAELDAWVVHTLSKAYNGKAAPRVVLVSPIAYENQSAKRDLPKGDVENANLLLYAGAIEKVAKKHGLTYVDLFTPTKEIEAKGGEFFTTGGFIPTEKGYEEIGKLLATGLYGHASHESKADPKLVREAVKEKDWFWNTDYNILNGVHAHGRRYNPYGPQNYPDEVQKSREMTVLRDGLIHAVATSKTTSLKVDDSKTHVLPPVPTNYVPSVKNGSEKYLYGEEALKSLTVPEGYKVELFASEKEFPNLANPMQMSFDNKGRLWVATMPTYPHYRPGDAMPDDKILIYEDTNGDGKADKETVFADKLHLPIGFEFTPEGVYVTQEPNLVLLRDTNGDDKADSMEIVLGGFDTHDTHHAISAFTADPSGAFILCEGVFLHSNVETPYGPVRCVDGGFFRYSPQRGMLERTIQMSIPNPWGFVFDQWGQDFLLHTSGTTMNWALPVEVKPTFGSKTPSAPDLVPDGHKVRPTSGLEIVSSRHFPDEVQGDLIYCNAIGFLGIKQVKIEDNGTGWKTAHRHDLLTSKDGNFRPVDLEFAPDGSLYVIDWHNVLIGHMQHNARDPLRDHVHGRIYRITYPGRPLVKPVPVAGAPLKTLLEDLKEPELRTRYRARRELRARDAKEVLPAIKTWAADQKETHAKLEALWVTWGLNEADEGLLREMLASSDFHARAAAVRVLRYNTHRIADHVALLEKAAADEHGRVRLEAVVAASWLPNIPAAKNIVAIAAKLPQDDWNKAAIKTAADRLAGVAETVKPEHPVVPAPAYLSDAAKKQFKLGQEIYNREGHCVTCHQPNGAGLDPAFPSIVNSPWVTTDRDRLIKIVMYGLMGPIKVGGKEYNGQVPMTPFGGMLKDEEIASVLTFVRNHFGNKADPVTAAEVKAVRDASAGRMMLFTTDELLKLHPMK; encoded by the coding sequence ATGAAGCAGCTCCTATTCACCCTCGCACTCCTCGGCTCGGCCCTGTCCGCGCACGCGCAGGAATATCTCGAAGTCGCGGCCAATCCGGTCGGCGCCGGCAAAGGCAAAAAGATCGTCCTGGTGGCCGGTGACGAGGAGTACCGCACGGAGGAGAGCATGCCCATGCTGGCCAAGATCCTGGCCAAGACGCACGGCTTCAACTGCATCGTGCTTTTCTCCACGGATGAAAAGGGCGGCTTCATTGATCCGAACAACCAGAAGAACATCCGCGGCACCGAGGTGATCGACGATGCGGACCTGCTCATCATCGGCACACGCTTCCGCCAGCTTCCGGACGAGAGCCTGGCGCATTTTGCGAAATTCCTGAACGCGGGCAAGCCGGTGATCGGCTTCCGCACGGCCACGCATGCCTTTACCGGCAATGCGAAAACGGGCGACTTCAAGTGGAGCGAGTTTGGCCTGAAGATCCTCGGGGAGAAGTGGGTGAGCCACCATGGACAGCATAAAAAGGAAGGCACCCGCAGCGTGGTGGTGGAGGCCAACGGCAAGAATGAAATCCTGAGCGGTGTGGGCGAGATCTTCTGCACCACGGATGTGTACGGCGCACCCGATGTGAAGCCGGAGAGCGACACCATCCTGCTGCGCGGCGCGGTGACTGAGTCTCTGGACCCAAAGTCCAAGGCGGTCGCAGGCGCGAAGAACGAGCCGATGCAGCCCATTGCCTGGCTGCATGACTACACCTCCCCAGATGGCAAGGCCAAGGGCCGCTCCTTCTGCACCACCATGGGTGCCTCGATGGACTACACGGACGAAAATCTGCGCCGCCTCATTGTGAATGCGGTGCACTCCCTGCTGAAGCTGCCGGTGCCTGCCAAGGCGGACGTGGCCTTCATCGACCCCTTCAAGCCCAGCGCCTACGGCTTCATCAAGGACTCCGCTTACTTCAAGCAGCGCAATCTGAAGCCCGGCGACTTCGCCACGGGCAGCAGCCCCAGCATGGGCACGCCGGATGAGAAATCCAAGCAGGCCACCGCCAAGAAGACTGAGGAAGTAAAGGCCCCGCACCAGCCCACCGCTGAACCTGCCGCCGCCACCACCGCCCGGGCGCAGGCCGTGGCTCCGCCGGAAAAAGGCGAGCACATCGTGCTCATTGGCAACGGACTCGCCGAACGCGACACCTGGTACAGCCAGATCGAGACCGAGCTGCAGCTGCGCTACCCGGACCGCGAGCTCTTCTTCCGCAACATGGGCCATGTGGGTGACACCCCCGGCTTCCGCCCGCATCCTTCCCGCGCTTCGCAGTGGGCCTTCCCCGGCGCTGAAAAATTCCATCCGGACAAGACCATCCACAACGGCCAGGGCTTTTTCTCCACGCCGGACCAGTGGCTCACTCATCTCAAGGCGGACACGATTGTGGCTTTCTTTGGCTACAACGAGTCCTTCGACGGCCCCAGCAAGGTGGGCAATTTCGAAGCCGAGCTGGACGCCTGGGTCGTCCACACCTTGAGCAAGGCCTACAACGGCAAGGCCGCCCCGCGCGTGGTGCTCGTGAGCCCCATCGCCTACGAAAACCAGAGCGCCAAGCGTGACCTGCCGAAGGGCGATGTGGAAAACGCCAACCTGCTGCTGTATGCAGGAGCGATCGAAAAAGTGGCCAAGAAACACGGCCTGACCTATGTCGACCTCTTCACGCCGACGAAGGAGATCGAGGCGAAGGGCGGCGAGTTCTTCACCACCGGCGGATTCATCCCGACGGAAAAGGGCTATGAAGAGATCGGCAAGCTGCTGGCCACCGGCCTCTATGGCCACGCCAGCCATGAGTCCAAAGCCGACCCCAAGCTGGTGCGTGAGGCGGTGAAGGAGAAAGACTGGTTCTGGAACACAGACTACAACATCCTCAATGGCGTGCATGCGCATGGCCGCCGCTACAATCCGTATGGCCCGCAGAACTACCCGGATGAAGTACAGAAGAGCCGCGAGATGACCGTGCTGCGCGATGGCCTGATTCACGCCGTAGCCACCAGCAAGACCACCAGCCTCAAGGTGGACGACAGCAAGACCCACGTGCTGCCTCCGGTGCCGACCAACTACGTGCCGAGCGTGAAGAACGGCAGCGAGAAGTATCTCTACGGCGAGGAAGCCCTGAAGTCCCTCACGGTGCCCGAAGGCTACAAGGTGGAGCTGTTTGCCAGCGAGAAGGAGTTCCCCAATCTGGCGAACCCGATGCAGATGTCCTTTGATAACAAGGGCCGTCTCTGGGTGGCCACCATGCCCACCTACCCGCACTACCGCCCCGGAGATGCGATGCCGGACGACAAGATCCTCATCTACGAAGACACCAACGGCGACGGCAAGGCGGACAAGGAAACCGTCTTTGCCGACAAGCTGCACCTGCCCATCGGTTTTGAGTTCACCCCCGAAGGCGTGTATGTGACACAGGAGCCGAACCTCGTGCTGCTGCGTGATACCAACGGCGACGACAAGGCTGACAGCATGGAGATCGTGCTCGGCGGCTTTGACACGCATGACACGCACCACGCCATCAGCGCCTTCACGGCAGACCCCAGCGGTGCCTTCATCCTGTGCGAAGGTGTCTTCCTGCACTCCAATGTCGAGACGCCCTACGGGCCGGTGCGCTGCGTGGACGGCGGCTTCTTCCGCTACAGCCCGCAGCGTGGCATGCTGGAGCGCACCATCCAGATGAGCATCCCCAATCCCTGGGGCTTTGTGTTTGACCAGTGGGGCCAGGACTTCCTGCTGCACACCTCCGGCACCACCATGAACTGGGCCCTGCCAGTAGAGGTGAAGCCCACCTTTGGCAGCAAGACGCCCTCCGCCCCCGACCTGGTACCAGATGGCCACAAGGTGCGCCCTACCAGCGGCCTGGAAATTGTCTCCTCCCGCCACTTCCCCGATGAAGTGCAGGGCGATCTGATTTACTGCAATGCCATCGGCTTCCTCGGCATCAAGCAGGTCAAAATCGAAGACAACGGCACCGGCTGGAAGACCGCTCACCGCCACGACCTGCTGACCAGCAAGGATGGCAACTTCCGCCCGGTGGATCTGGAATTCGCGCCGGATGGCTCGCTCTACGTCATCGACTGGCACAATGTGCTCATCGGCCACATGCAGCACAATGCGCGTGATCCGCTGCGCGACCATGTGCACGGCCGCATCTATCGCATCACCTACCCCGGCCGCCCGCTGGTGAAGCCCGTGCCTGTGGCTGGAGCGCCGCTTAAGACGCTCTTAGAAGACCTCAAGGAACCCGAGCTGCGCACCCGCTACCGCGCCCGCCGCGAGCTGCGCGCCCGCGATGCCAAGGAAGTGCTGCCTGCCATCAAAACCTGGGCCGCTGACCAGAAGGAAACGCACGCCAAGCTCGAAGCTCTGTGGGTCACCTGGGGTCTCAATGAGGCCGATGAGGGGCTGCTGCGTGAGATGCTGGCCTCCTCCGACTTCCATGCCCGTGCCGCCGCCGTGCGCGTGCTGCGCTACAATACCCACCGCATCGCCGATCACGTCGCGCTGCTGGAGAAAGCCGCCGCCGATGAGCATGGCCGCGTGCGCCTCGAAGCCGTCGTGGCCGCCTCGTGGCTGCCGAACATTCCTGCCGCCAAGAACATCGTCGCCATCGCAGCCAAGCTGCCGCAGGATGACTGGAACAAGGCCGCCATCAAAACTGCTGCCGACCGCCTCGCTGGCGTGGCGGAAACCGTGAAGCCCGAGCACCCCGTGGTGCCCGCCCCCGCCTACCTGAGCGACGCGGCCAAGAAGCAGTTCAAGCTGGGCCAGGAGATCTACAACCGCGAAGGCCACTGCGTCACCTGCCATCAGCCGAATGGTGCCGGTCTCGATCCCGCCTTCCCCAGCATCGTCAACAGCCCCTGGGTCACCACGGATCGCGACCGCCTCATCAAGATCGTCATGTACGGCCTGATGGGCCCCATCAAGGTCGGTGGCAAGGAATACAACGGCCAGGTGCCCATGACGCCCTTCGGCGGCATGCTCAAGGACGAGGAAATCGCCAGCGTGCTCACCTTTGTGCGCAATCACTTCGGCAACAAGGCAGACCCTGTGACCGCCGCCGAAGTCAAAGCCGTCCGCGACGCCAGCGCCGGCCGCATGATGCTGTTCACGACGGATGAGCTGCTGAAGCTGCATCCGATGAAGTAG
- a CDS encoding type II toxin-antitoxin system death-on-curing family toxin: MSGPVLHPTIDAVLAIHAEVLAAHGGSPGLRSRELLESAIAAPQATMMGETMMSDPIEIAAAYFFYLCSNHPFVDGNKRVALATCLVFLCENGLLKNEELDVDAWESLTLGVAAGVLSRDEVTQKLRILIS; this comes from the coding sequence ATGAGCGGCCCAGTCCTGCACCCAACTATTGATGCCGTGCTGGCGATCCATGCCGAGGTGCTCGCCGCGCATGGCGGCAGCCCAGGGCTGCGTTCTCGTGAGCTGCTGGAATCCGCGATCGCAGCTCCGCAGGCCACGATGATGGGTGAGACCATGATGTCTGATCCCATCGAAATCGCAGCGGCCTACTTTTTCTACCTTTGCAGCAATCACCCTTTTGTGGATGGTAACAAGCGTGTCGCGCTGGCCACATGCCTTGTGTTTCTGTGCGAGAATGGTCTGCTGAAAAATGAGGAGCTGGATGTGGATGCGTGGGAAAGCCTCACGCTTGGAGTGGCTGCGGGCGTGCTGAGTCGTGATGAAGTGACGCAGAAGCTGCGTATCTTGATCTCATAA
- a CDS encoding AbrB/MazE/SpoVT family DNA-binding domain-containing protein, with product MVKTISKIGNSQGIIFDSALLQLARLKVGDEVNVEVHAGGTITIVPLMPPVIEAANAAETAKRLIGKNSELFRRLS from the coding sequence ATGGTTAAAACCATCAGCAAAATCGGCAACTCCCAGGGGATCATTTTTGATTCCGCCCTGCTCCAGCTTGCACGACTGAAAGTCGGAGATGAGGTGAATGTCGAAGTGCATGCTGGTGGCACCATCACCATCGTGCCTTTAATGCCTCCAGTGATCGAGGCAGCGAATGCCGCTGAAACAGCCAAACGCCTGATTGGAAAGAATAGCGAGCTGTTCCGGCGACTTTCATGA
- a CDS encoding LamG-like jellyroll fold domain-containing protein — translation MPDTDTLIQRYLEGTLTTGEAEELHALLQTYPDLGERLLQHFEMDAMLRATKPLVVESMGTRPALLPKRRFTFATVTSVAAMAACIALMGAWLINETLSPQPEAEEETTASVAVLTRGVNLEWESAAVTPGTPLSPGWLRLKSGIAQIEFYQGARVLIEGPAELQLVSSGEATCTRGKLSAQVPPQAKGFRINTPKGTIVDLGTEFGLDVGAQNAEVHVFKGEVELHQPAVTMKSLKEGQAMAIAGNTAVLPANASSFASLNEIDARSAMSQRFQFEKWLASSAKLNADAGLRLRFDFQDDEGARSLRNHAVNGAQIADGSIVGASWTTGRWPGKRALEFRNVSDRVRLNIPGETKALTMAVWVRVNGLDRTFNSLFMSEGWGDRKTHWQIMRDGRVRLGIAGGGGAAHVDHDTPVLFTPERFGRWTHLAVVYDPASKEVRHYANGELLTRAALKDTAPLKIGIAELGNWNDRRSSGGVAIRLLSGAMDEFALWDRALSDEEIAVLAR, via the coding sequence ATGCCTGACACGGACACCCTCATCCAACGCTATCTCGAAGGCACGCTGACGACCGGCGAGGCCGAGGAACTGCACGCGCTGCTGCAAACGTACCCAGATCTAGGCGAGCGGCTGCTGCAGCACTTTGAGATGGACGCCATGCTGCGTGCCACCAAACCACTGGTGGTGGAGAGCATGGGAACCCGCCCTGCGCTACTGCCCAAGCGGCGCTTCACCTTTGCCACGGTGACCAGTGTGGCGGCCATGGCGGCCTGCATCGCGCTGATGGGTGCGTGGTTGATCAATGAAACCCTGAGTCCACAACCCGAGGCTGAAGAGGAAACCACGGCCTCCGTGGCGGTGCTGACACGTGGGGTGAATCTGGAGTGGGAATCTGCCGCCGTCACACCCGGAACGCCGCTGTCGCCGGGCTGGCTGAGGCTGAAGTCGGGCATCGCGCAGATCGAGTTTTATCAAGGGGCGCGTGTGCTCATTGAAGGACCTGCGGAGCTGCAGCTCGTGTCTTCCGGAGAGGCCACCTGCACGCGTGGCAAGCTCAGCGCGCAGGTGCCGCCACAGGCCAAGGGCTTTCGTATCAACACGCCCAAGGGCACCATCGTGGATCTCGGCACCGAGTTTGGCCTGGATGTGGGCGCGCAGAATGCGGAGGTGCATGTGTTCAAGGGCGAGGTGGAGCTGCACCAGCCTGCGGTGACGATGAAGTCGCTGAAAGAGGGGCAGGCCATGGCCATCGCGGGGAACACGGCGGTGCTTCCGGCGAATGCGTCCAGCTTTGCCTCGCTGAATGAGATCGATGCGCGCAGTGCGATGTCCCAGCGCTTTCAGTTTGAGAAATGGCTGGCCTCCAGCGCCAAGCTGAATGCCGATGCCGGGCTGCGCCTGCGCTTTGATTTCCAAGATGACGAAGGGGCACGCTCCCTGCGCAACCATGCGGTGAACGGCGCTCAAATTGCCGATGGCAGCATTGTCGGTGCATCGTGGACGACAGGCCGCTGGCCGGGCAAGCGCGCCCTGGAATTTCGCAATGTGAGCGACCGCGTGCGGCTGAACATTCCCGGCGAGACCAAGGCGCTGACCATGGCCGTGTGGGTGCGCGTGAACGGTCTGGACCGCACCTTCAATTCCCTTTTCATGTCCGAAGGCTGGGGCGACCGCAAGACGCACTGGCAGATCATGAGAGATGGGAGAGTGCGCCTCGGCATTGCCGGCGGCGGTGGCGCGGCGCATGTGGATCATGATACCCCTGTGCTTTTTACCCCGGAGCGCTTTGGCCGCTGGACTCACCTCGCCGTGGTGTATGACCCCGCCTCAAAGGAGGTGCGCCACTATGCCAATGGCGAGCTGCTGACCCGCGCCGCGCTCAAGGACACCGCCCCACTGAAGATCGGCATCGCCGAGCTCGGCAACTGGAATGACCGCCGCAGCTCCGGCGGCGTGGCCATCCGCCTCCTAAGCGGGGCGATGGACGAGTTTGCCCTCTGGGATCGCGCGCTGAGCGATGAGGAGATCGCGGTTCTGGCGAGGTGA
- a CDS encoding RNA polymerase sigma factor gives MNTHETQAAQVFLAHHDFVRGVALKYAPWPGLMEDIAQQVFLEFMAKESQWDLSTDARPLLATMTRHIALRQWRERTKQQPEVVQKLADHIRLLAEEREAPPRYEEEISVLRSCLQKLPEKSRELVELYYYNDIGTPQIADQINMKADTVCRALSRVREKLRECIERTTASQGGHAHA, from the coding sequence ATGAACACGCACGAGACTCAGGCTGCGCAGGTTTTCCTGGCCCATCACGATTTTGTGAGAGGGGTGGCGCTGAAGTATGCACCGTGGCCGGGGCTGATGGAGGACATCGCGCAGCAGGTGTTTCTGGAGTTCATGGCGAAGGAGTCACAGTGGGATCTGAGCACGGATGCCCGGCCGCTGCTGGCCACGATGACACGGCACATCGCGCTGCGGCAGTGGCGCGAGCGCACCAAACAGCAGCCCGAGGTGGTGCAAAAGCTGGCCGATCACATCCGCCTGCTGGCGGAGGAGCGCGAGGCACCGCCACGCTACGAGGAGGAGATCAGCGTGCTGCGCAGCTGCCTGCAAAAGCTGCCGGAAAAAAGCCGCGAGCTGGTGGAGCTGTACTATTACAACGACATCGGCACTCCGCAGATCGCCGATCAGATCAACATGAAGGCGGACACGGTCTGCCGCGCTCTTTCCCGCGTGCGGGAAAAACTGCGCGAGTGCATCGAGCGCACCACCGCCAGCCAGGGAGGACACGCGCATGCCTGA
- the dhaL gene encoding dihydroxyacetone kinase subunit DhaL, whose translation MELKPNQVRLMMLQVADAIIAAEPMLSQADRDLGDGDHGLGMKRGMEAVKAQLEPMDPASVEQVFVATGTAMMTSMGGASGAIFGTVYRAGGKALAGRPTFDAEGLSLLLSAALEGVMKRGGAKPGDKTMIDALAPAAEKARESAGLSLTDSLAAVAAAAEGGKEASKNMIAQFGRAKTLGEACLGFPDAGACSVMVMLNTMRDFVKV comes from the coding sequence ATGGAACTCAAACCCAACCAAGTGCGCCTCATGATGCTGCAGGTGGCCGACGCCATCATCGCCGCCGAACCCATGCTCTCCCAGGCCGACCGCGATCTCGGCGATGGCGACCACGGCCTCGGCATGAAGCGCGGCATGGAGGCGGTGAAGGCCCAGCTGGAGCCCATGGACCCTGCCAGTGTGGAGCAGGTCTTTGTGGCCACCGGAACCGCGATGATGACGAGCATGGGCGGAGCCTCGGGAGCCATCTTTGGTACCGTTTATCGCGCGGGTGGCAAGGCCCTCGCCGGCCGCCCGACCTTCGACGCTGAAGGCCTCTCCCTCCTGCTCTCCGCCGCCCTCGAAGGTGTGATGAAGCGCGGCGGTGCCAAGCCCGGCGACAAGACGATGATCGACGCCCTCGCTCCCGCTGCTGAGAAAGCGCGCGAGTCCGCCGGCCTCTCACTGACAGACTCACTCGCCGCCGTGGCCGCTGCTGCTGAAGGTGGCAAGGAAGCCAGCAAAAACATGATCGCCCAGTTTGGCCGCGCCAAGACGCTGGGTGAAGCGTGCCTGGGATTCCCGGATGCCGGTGCGTGCTCCGTGATGGTGATGCTGAATACGATGCGGGATTTTGTGAAGGTGTAG
- a CDS encoding 3-hydroxy-5-phosphonooxypentane-2,4-dione thiolase: protein MADIQTSAADKKEKEFFTDVPQEAPGFFLKGCHQYDWGLKNRLSKVFNPKDGRTVMLAFDHGYFQGPTTGLERVDQTILPLAPWADCLMLTRGIQRSVIPASTTKAIALRASGGTSMISPMEEWEGELDGKKIKFGRPGFEPLSNESTALNIEEAIRLNAAVLAVQVFIGSAYERQSLKNLTDLVDAASRYGIAVMGVTAVGRAMARTPQYFRLATRIMAELGANIVKCYYTEKEFDTVTSCCPVPIVIAGGKKLPELDALKMCANAIKQGASGVDMGRNIFQSDAPVSMMQAVHGVVHGGLNANKAFELYNDLKKKELKKK, encoded by the coding sequence ATGGCCGACATCCAAACCAGCGCAGCAGACAAGAAGGAAAAGGAATTCTTCACCGACGTCCCCCAGGAGGCCCCCGGCTTCTTCCTCAAGGGCTGCCACCAGTATGACTGGGGTCTCAAGAACCGCCTTTCCAAGGTCTTCAACCCCAAGGACGGCCGCACTGTGATGCTCGCCTTTGACCACGGCTACTTCCAGGGCCCCACCACCGGTCTGGAGCGCGTGGACCAGACCATTCTCCCCCTCGCCCCCTGGGCCGACTGCCTCATGCTCACCCGCGGCATCCAGCGCTCTGTGATCCCCGCCTCCACCACCAAGGCCATCGCCCTGCGTGCCTCCGGCGGCACCTCGATGATCAGCCCCATGGAAGAGTGGGAAGGCGAGCTCGACGGCAAGAAGATCAAGTTTGGCCGCCCCGGCTTTGAGCCCCTCTCCAATGAGAGCACCGCGCTCAACATCGAAGAAGCCATCCGCCTCAATGCCGCCGTGCTGGCCGTGCAGGTCTTCATCGGCAGCGCCTACGAGCGCCAGAGCCTCAAGAACCTCACCGACCTCGTCGATGCCGCCAGCCGCTATGGCATCGCCGTCATGGGCGTGACCGCCGTGGGTCGTGCGATGGCCCGCACGCCGCAGTATTTCCGCCTGGCCACCCGCATCATGGCGGAACTCGGCGCCAACATCGTGAAGTGCTACTACACCGAGAAGGAATTCGACACGGTGACGAGCTGCTGTCCGGTGCCGATCGTGATCGCCGGTGGCAAGAAGCTGCCCGAGCTCGATGCTCTCAAGATGTGCGCCAACGCCATCAAACAGGGCGCCAGCGGCGTGGACATGGGCCGCAACATCTTCCAGAGCGACGCCCCTGTTTCCATGATGCAGGCAGTGCACGGCGTGGTGCACGGCGGTCTGAATGCCAACAAGGCCTTCGAACTCTACAACGACCTCAAGAAGAAGGAGCTGAAGAAGAAGTAA
- a CDS encoding AraC family transcriptional regulator, translating to MQTKKSILSLVPAGSAHRVQGQRTVALPGVTVDILTTRKIELQQWELRRLNDPYWRLYWPVSAGGVVEIGGEQTPLEPGFMYLIPPHTTFSTTTTRPFSKWYAHFNLGPLADRAAPGIHRFPTTAPLRSLIPSLMEMSRQEEAVKFPWPTIQLVIAAVQCLPDTVWEKQHLDARVQRAMEFMHQHLGLKLTAEQVARHAGLSLRNLNHLFQQELQQPPMRVLLDYRLDEACRRLRHTKESIETIAEQCGLTNRYYFSRMLRQYRNTSPAMHRDESWG from the coding sequence ATGCAGACGAAGAAAAGCATCCTCAGTCTCGTGCCCGCCGGTTCTGCGCATCGCGTGCAGGGCCAGCGGACGGTGGCGCTGCCCGGCGTCACAGTGGACATCCTGACCACGCGCAAGATCGAACTGCAGCAGTGGGAGCTGCGGCGGCTGAATGATCCCTACTGGCGGCTCTACTGGCCGGTGAGCGCGGGCGGCGTGGTGGAAATCGGCGGCGAGCAGACCCCGCTGGAGCCCGGCTTCATGTATCTGATTCCGCCACACACCACTTTCAGCACCACCACCACGCGGCCTTTCAGCAAGTGGTACGCGCACTTCAATCTGGGCCCGCTGGCAGACCGCGCCGCGCCGGGCATCCACCGCTTTCCCACCACCGCGCCGCTGCGCAGCCTGATCCCCAGCCTGATGGAGATGAGCCGGCAGGAGGAGGCGGTGAAGTTCCCATGGCCCACCATCCAGCTCGTCATCGCCGCCGTGCAGTGCCTGCCGGACACCGTGTGGGAAAAGCAGCACCTCGATGCCCGCGTGCAGCGTGCCATGGAGTTCATGCACCAGCACCTGGGTCTGAAGCTCACGGCCGAGCAGGTGGCCCGGCATGCCGGGCTGAGCCTGCGAAATCTGAACCACCTCTTTCAGCAGGAGCTGCAGCAGCCACCCATGCGCGTGCTGCTGGACTACCGGCTGGACGAGGCCTGCCGCCGCCTCAGGCATACCAAGGAGAGCATCGAGACCATCGCCGAGCAGTGCGGCCTCACAAATCGCTACTACTTCAGCCGCATGCTGCGCCAGTACCGCAATACCTCGCCGGCGATGCACCGGGACGAGAGCTGGGGCTGA